The following DNA comes from Ascaphus truei isolate aAscTru1 chromosome 1, aAscTru1.hap1, whole genome shotgun sequence.
CGGAATGTGGTCTCTCTGTACTCCTTCAGGCAGCAGAAGCACACGTTTTTTTCTAATCTCCTGAGGTACACGTTGTTTGTCTTGAAGAACAGGTAGACATAGGGGTTCACTGCACTGTTGGTCACCACAAAGATTCCCAGCACCGCCATCACTTGTCCATCCACCGCGGTAATGGTACCAAATGCCACTTTCATCTCCACTATGAAATAAGGCAGCCCGCAAACTATGAAGAGGATGATGATGACAAGCGTCATCTTCAGTGTCTTCACTTTAGCCCTGGGGATGCAGCTATTGGTAGCTACGAGCCTCAGTGGTTTCTTGGACAGCTGGTTTAGCTGTGGATCATACCTGCCATTCTGGTGCCTGGGGCTTTTGGCTTTCTGTCCCTTCTTCCAGATGACCCAGAGGATGCGGCTGTAAGACAGAGTTAGGATGCAGAACGGTAAAAAGAAAACCGTAACTGAACTGTAGATTATGTAGGCTTGGAAGTGCCACTTGGGTAGCTCATTGAATATGTTGTGACACCTGCCCCCCTGACCAGTGTTACTGGCTTTGAAGACAAAAGCTTGAGGGATGGAGAGGAGCAAGGCGAGGAGCCAGCCCGCAGCGGCTAGACAGCGGGTGGGCAGAGGTTTTCTCAAAGGGTTCATGATAACATGGTGCCTCTCCAGGGCAACAATGGCAATTATATTTGAGGATGCCATGAGCCCCGAAACCTGCAGCACTTTGAAGAGCCTGCATGCCACATCCCCTGCCATCCACTCATCCTCCAGCAGCTCCCAGATCATCTGAGAGAATAGAGTCATGACGGACACATAGAGGTCGGCAAGGGCCAGGTGCGTGATGAGGAAGTTGATCTTCCtcttcttgtctttgccgctgcAGATCTTATACAGCACCACAGAGTTGCCCAGCAGTGCCACGGCGAAGATGAAGGTCATGGTGATGATTCGCAGCTGCCGGTTGTAGTAAGGTGGCTCCGCAGGCTGCCACTCGCCTGAAGTAAAGGAGGAGTTCATGGATCTGAATCCTGATGATAGGTTGCTGTCAACCCCAGAGAAGTTACTGGCTTGAGGTAAGCCTCCATAGATAAGTAAATCACCCATCTCGTGCGAAGGTGTGTTGTCTTTGCTCAAATATACATCTAATATGTATGACCCTTGACAGAGCTCATGCTGCAGCTGCTGCCCAGCACAAATCTTTGGGGCAGAGACATCCAGGGAAAGTCTGAAGAATGTATTACCAAAATCTGCTCTCCGGGATTAAGAAACTGACAAATTAACTGCAGTCAAGCAGTAATGCATTAAACCTAATCTGGATGTCAAGGATTGAATGAGATTCCCTGAGCTGTGGGGTTTTTGATAGGATCCTGTTCGTCATTTGACGCTAACATAGGGGTGGTCTGGACATTTTCAGCCCCCATCCACAACACCACTCATTTATTATGAACGAGTCAGGGACACATCATACGCCCACCCACTGTGAAGAATACTTTTGGATCTGGCTAATTGCATCTTGTTTAACACTCGGTCATATTGATTCAATGGATACAAATCGTGAAGTAAGTTTAAGATCTCCCTGTAtgatattattttattaattacttttaaccccttaataTGTGCTAAGGTTTAGCAGCTCACTCTGGCAGTTAATGGGTGACTCTCCGGGCTGTGGTTTTACCTGTAATATGTAACACCAGAAACGCGCATTACTACACAGCAGTGTTAAACCAGCAGAATTAAATACACTGGGATTTCTACAAATCATACAACTACCAAAGCATTAATCCCAAACACACGAAATCTGAAATATAATTTATGAGATTTTTCCTTTTGGTAATCATAAATAATGTGCTTGAATTTCCATTCTGATTTCAACTTCAACTAGATTTTTTCCTCTTCATATTGTGGTACCTACAAACTCAAACTGGGATTTGCAGCATGTATCTGCTTGAATTTTCAAGGCTACATAAACCACATCAAAAGATAATTATTATGAAACGCAGAGAAGGAAAACTCCATGCATAGAAGCCACATTTATATGCTATATTTGTctacaacaaatgtacagccatgTCAGTAAAACTTCTTAACACCTTCAGCGATCTTTACAAGAATACCCAGAAATAACCATTATTACATTGCTTTCACTTCGAGTTGGAACTCTTCTATAATAGAATAGTTATTAACTTACAGTCATCATTGTgtcattttaaaaatatttaaacaatGAGTAGGTGAGATTTGAAGTTGTTTTTGTTCTTTGCAAACTATTAATTGCTACAGTAGGTGTTTGGAGATCCAATATCACTTTACAATGAT
Coding sequences within:
- the GPR150 gene encoding putative G-protein coupled receptor 150, which encodes MGDLLIYGGLPQASNFSGVDSNLSSGFRSMNSSFTSGEWQPAEPPYYNRQLRIITMTFIFAVALLGNSVVLYKICSGKDKKRKINFLITHLALADLYVSVMTLFSQMIWELLEDEWMAGDVACRLFKVLQVSGLMASSNIIAIVALERHHVIMNPLRKPLPTRCLAAAGWLLALLLSIPQAFVFKASNTGQGGRCHNIFNELPKWHFQAYIIYSSVTVFFLPFCILTLSYSRILWVIWKKGQKAKSPRHQNGRYDPQLNQLSKKPLRLVATNSCIPRAKVKTLKMTLVIIILFIVCGLPYFIVEMKVAFGTITAVDGQVMAVLGIFVVTNSAVNPYVYLFFKTNNVYLRRLEKNVCFCCLKEYRETTFRRELFPSCARTPKKELSSSTTTTTSELEASRSVSCYLQPLGRVQKEISVPSESCM